Within Nocardioides rotundus, the genomic segment CGTGTCGCCGTCGATGAGCGGCTCCACCTCGTCGAGGAACCAGGCGACATCGGGGTGCTGGCGCAGCTCCGGCTCGCTCCGCACCCGCTCGCGCAGCTCGTCGGGGTCGCCGATCCCGGCGACCGGGCCGGCGATCACGAGCGGGATGCCGGCCTCCCGGCAGATCCGCGCGGCGATGTCCTGCCCCTTGTCGCGGGTGATCCGCGCCAGGATCAGCGCGTGCTCGCCGCGCTCGACCCCAACGTCCTCCGGCGGCGGCACGGCGAGGGGGACGACCCCCAGCGTCTGCCGCTGGATCGCCTCGGGCGCCCGCTCGAGCTGGGAGCGGGAGACCGCGGCGAACCCGACGCGGCCGCCGCCGTCGAAGGCGGAGTAGAAGTCCGCGTGCTTGCGCATGTCCCAGTGCAGCGTCTGCAGGGTGGGCGGCGCCGCGGAGCCCATCGCGGCGAGGACGGCCACCCCGACGACCTCCAGGTGGTCGTGCACCAGGTCGAAGGAGCCCTCCCGCACCGTGCGGGCGACCGCCTGCATGTGGGCGTGCGCGATGCCGGAGACCTGGTTGTAGGGGCGGGCGATGTCGCGGAACCGCGGCGCGTCCACGGTGCGCACCACGTCGTCGACCTCGATGCCGGGCTCACCGACCGTCGCCAGGGTGACCCGCACCCCGGCGTCGCGGAGCGCGGACACCAGCGTGGCCACCACGGTCTCGATGCCGCCGTAGCCCTCCGGCGGGACCGGCAGCCAGGGACCCGCGTTGACCAGGACGTCGAGCGTCATCAGAGCCCCACGGCCTGCGGCCACCGCCGTCCGGCGCGGACGTCGACCATCCGCGGCCGCTCGCCGAAGACGATCTCGGTGGTGGCGGAGTCGAAGGCGTCCCCACGCCGGGTGAACTGGACCAGCTCGCCGGCCGGCTCCTCGCTGCACACCATCCGGCGGTGCTTGCCCAGGCGGGAGTGCACCGTCAGCTGGATCTGCGCGGCCATCCGGGAGAGCTGGTCGTCGGAGGAGTTCCGGTGCCGGCGCACGCCCAGGTCGACCTGGGCCATCCGGTCCAGGCCGTACTTCTCGACCAGGTCGATCATCAGGCCGATCTCCACGCCGTAGCCCGAGACGAACGGCACCGACTCCAGGCACGCGCGGGTGCCGGCGTACTCCCCCGCCAGCGGCTGGACGAAGCCGGCCAGCTCGGGCCAGTAGAGGTTGAGCAGCGGACGCGCGACCAGCTCGGTGACCCGGCCCCCACCGGCCGGGAGCACCGTCTCGCCGGACGCGAGCGGCCGGTCGTAGCAGCCCTTGACGAAGTCGACCCCCTCGCAGAGCACCGGCGCGAGCAGCCCGACC encodes:
- a CDS encoding glycosyltransferase, which produces MTLDVLVNAGPWLPVPPEGYGGIETVVATLVSALRDAGVRVTLATVGEPGIEVDDVVRTVDAPRFRDIARPYNQVSGIAHAHMQAVARTVREGSFDLVHDHLEVVGVAVLAAMGSAAPPTLQTLHWDMRKHADFYSAFDGGGRVGFAAVSRSQLERAPEAIQRQTLGVVPLAVPPPEDVGVERGEHALILARITRDKGQDIAARICREAGIPLVIAGPVAGIGDPDELRERVRSEPELRQHPDVAWFLDEVEPLIDGDTVRWVGGVAGRDKELLLQSARCLLTPNRWAEPGATGVVEALTRGVPVVGTPLGVLPSLVADGSTGFLAEDEDGLVAALARIDEIDPAECRRAAAPWTPKQMAADYLELYDELLRRSRG
- a CDS encoding glucosyl-3-phosphoglycerate synthase, whose translation is MRTDTRSWFERRTYHGRHYTPSHVAAAKRGRTVSVVLPARDEEETVGAIVQAIRERLMEDVRLVDEIVVIDSHSTDRTAARARAAGARVERQGDILPELGDVPGKGEALWKSLAVTRGDVVAFCDADLRDFDPQFVVGLLAPVLCEGVDFVKGCYDRPLASGETVLPAGGGRVTELVARPLLNLYWPELAGFVQPLAGEYAGTRACLESVPFVSGYGVEIGLMIDLVEKYGLDRMAQVDLGVRRHRNSSDDQLSRMAAQIQLTVHSRLGKHRRMVCSEEPAGELVQFTRRGDAFDSATTEIVFGERPRMVDVRAGRRWPQAVGL